In Babylonia areolata isolate BAREFJ2019XMU chromosome 10, ASM4173473v1, whole genome shotgun sequence, the following proteins share a genomic window:
- the LOC143286330 gene encoding arylsulfatase B-like, with amino-acid sequence MTSYTMLVTSAVLMTTCLLGAWGVEGNKIKERGPNFLFVLMDDMGWNDLGVHDPNMVTPTLDRLYNEGFRLNFSYADPLGSSSRASLFSGKFSFRMGLQDGAIHKYSSAHVPVDEVLMPEALRRLGYFTHLIGKWNQGFCNVNHTPTERGFQTFFGQYTEGTNHRTMKTEEGFYDVHYGNEPMRDPSFTGKYSTEMWTKMAVKMIKRHKGRYPPNSLNPFFIMLSLTAIRAPNDVPDKYLRKCRKSVFTSEDRRQKCGMMAAVDLGLARVLKALNQTGLDEDTIVFFTSDNGGDVQHGSSNWPLRGSKGTVWEGGIRVPSFIWSKSRSMLPVQNYTYAGMFHAVDWLPTMLGFALKVGRPKVPLQYGPPMDGRNHWRLIKNGAMKSFRVKFGYLVNETDKQVAYIRDGDFKLVAKEEGFPGWYAPPPSVNASGLEEPTLNYKRRPFLLYNVRQDPNETRDLSRSKVPKNAEARQKLLLLWDRYNRRYVTKQTDVVDSSPANHPEHNNVWSPGTC; translated from the exons ATGACGTCATACACCATGCTGGTGACGTCGGCGGTGCTGATGACGACGTGTTTGCTGGGCGCCTGGGGAGTGGAGGGCAATAAGATCAAGGAGAGGGGGCCCAACTTCCTGTTCGTCCTGATGGACGACATGGGGTGGAACGACCTCGGGGTGCACGACCCCAACATGGTGACCCCCACCCTGGACAGGCTCTACAACGAGGGCTTCCGGCTCAACTTCTCCTACGCGGACCCCTTGGGCAGCTCCTCCAGGGCCTCCCTCTTCTCCGGGAAGTTCTCCTTCAGGATGGGGCTGCAG GACGGTGCCATCCACAAGTACTCCAGTGCCCACGTGCCCGTGGACGAAGTGCTGATGCCAGAGGCCCTCAGACGCCTTGGTTACTTCACCCACCTCATCGGCAAGtggaaccag GGGTTCTGCAACGTGAACCACACGCCCACAGAGCGGGGGTTCCAGACGTTCTTCGGCCAGTACACGGAGGGCACCAACCACAGGACGATGAAGACGGAGGAAGGGTTCTATGACGTGCATTACGGCAACGAGCCCATGAGAGACCCCTCCTTCACCGGCAAGTACAGCACGGAAATGTGGACCAAGATGGCTGTCAAAATGATCAAACGGCACAAG ggCAGGTATCCCCCGAACAGCCTGAACCCCTTCTTCATCATGCTGTCCCTCACCGCCATCAGGGCTCCCAACGACGTCCCTGACAAGTACCTCAGGAAATGCCGCAAG AGCGTGTTCACCAGTGAGGACCGCCGACAAAAGTGCGGCATGATGGCGGCAGTGGACCTGGGCCTGGCCCGAGTCCTTAAGGCCCTGAACCAGACGGGGCTGGACGAAGACACAATCGTCTTCTTCACCTCGGACAACGGTGGAGACGTCCAGCACGGGTCCAGCAACTGGCCGCTGAGAGGCAGCAAGGGCacggtgtgggaggggggcatcCGCGTGCCCAGCTTCATCTGGAG TAAGAGCAGATCGATGCTGCCGGTCCAGAACTACACGTACGCCGGCATGTTCCACGCCGTGGACTGGCTTCCCACGATGCTGGGCTTTGCCCTCAAGGTGGGACGGCCCAAGGTACCACTCCAGTACGGACCCCCCATGGATGGCAGGAACCACTGGAGGCTCATCAAGAAC gggGCGATGAAGAGTTTCCGTGTCAAGTTTGGTTACCTGGTGAacgagacagacaagcaggtggCCTACATCCGTGATGGAGACTTCAAACTGGTGGCCAAGGAGGAAGGATTCCC AGGCTGGTACGCCCCACCCCCCAGCGTCAACGCCTCGGGGCTGGAGGAGCCGACCCTCAACTACAAACGCCGACCGTTCCTCCTGTACAACGTCCGCCAGGACCCCAACGAGACCCGCGACCTGTCCAGGTCCAAGGTTCCCAAGAACGCTGAGGCCCGCcaaaagctgctgctgctgtgggacCGCTACAACCGCCGCTACGTCACAAAGCAAACGGATGTGGTCGACTCCAGCCCGGCCAATCACCCGGAGCATAACAACGTCTGGTCGCCAGGCACCTGCTGA